The following coding sequences lie in one Arachis ipaensis cultivar K30076 chromosome B03, Araip1.1, whole genome shotgun sequence genomic window:
- the LOC107631840 gene encoding probable WRKY transcription factor 57, whose amino-acid sequence MEPCQKPPPPPEQSDASYFFSAVTDSTNMLADFDWIGGEEGDTMCLPPENNSNNNNQSPSSSSAEDPPESSIASDGKQLDKEKPPSRSKKKQKRMKQPRFAFMTKSETDHLEDGYRWRKYGQKAVKNSPFPRSYYRCTNNNCSVKKRVERSSEDPTIVITTYEGQHCHHSVGTFHHHRQLSGMLSSNQKSTFATQFSLGNMSHFYYPIDQLPEENTLISSSVSDDPYCQSHNNDNYNGRRSITLADSSTPEELPTDDGLLGDILLPRQMRNG is encoded by the exons ATGGAACCCTGCCAAAAGCCTCCGCCGCCACCGGAACAATCCGACGCCTCTTATTTTTTCTCCGCCGTCACCGACAGCACCAACATGCTCGCCGACTTTGACTGGATCGGAGGAGAAGAAGGCGACACCATGTGTCTGCCGCCGgagaacaacagcaacaacaataatcaaTCGCCGTCTTCAAGCTCAGCTGAGGATCCGCCGGAGAGTTCGATCGCCTCCGACGGGAAACAGCTCGACAAAGAGAAACCACC gAGTAGAAGTAAGAAGAAGCAGAAACGAATGAAGCAGCCACGGTTTGCTTTTATGACTAAGAGTGAAACCGATCATCTTGAAGATGGCTACAGATGGCGAAAGTACGGCCAGAAGGCAGTTAAAAATAGTCCATTCCCCAG GAGCTACTATCGTTGCACAAACAACAACTGCAGTGTGAAGAAAAGGGTGGAACGCTCCTCGGAGGACCCAACTATTGTGATAACCACATATGAAGGCCAACACTGCCACCACTCCGTAGGGACATTCCACCACCACCGACAACTAAGTGGCATGCTTAGTAGTAATCAAAAATCCACATTTGCAACTCAATTTTCTCTTGGAAATATGTCACACTTCTATTATCCAATTGATCAATTACCTGAAGAAAACACACTTATTAGTAGTAGTGTTTCTGATGATCCTTATTGTCAATCACACAATAATGATAATTACAATGGAAGACGCAGCATTACATTGGCAGATTCATCAACCCCAGAAGAGCTACCCACAGATGATGGACTACTTGGAGATATTCTTCTGCCTAGGCAAATGCGTAACGGATGA